The Acetomicrobium sp. S15 = DSM 107314 genomic interval GCTCGGCAAAAGGCCCTAAGATCGAGCCTGCCCAACTAACAAATATATTTGTTATGGAGGAATCGAGATGGAGAAGGGGAAAACGGTCATGGAGCTAAGTCATCGAATCGTTTCTGATCCGGAAATCTGCAGCGGCGAGCCCTGTGTGGCCGGCACAAGAATACCTGTATGGGTGATATTAAGCCATCTGGCTTCCGGTGAGGATATCGAAACCATCCTGCGCAACCTCCCTCGCCTAAGCAGAGAGGACATCCTGGCCTGCCTGGAATATGCGAGCTATTTAGCGACAGAAAAGGTGGTACCGGTATGAAATGGTCATCGTCCTCGATGAGAATGTCAGTCTAACTTTGGCTTCTGCGCTTCGGCAAGCGGGCTATGAGGTTATATTGCTATAGCTGAGACTGCTGAGAGAGGCATGGTCGATGCTGAGGTGTGGAAATTAGCAAAGGCACGACAGGCAATCCTTATTACCAGGGACTACGGCTTCGCTAACCCGGTACGCTTCAGGACTCAGGAAGTTGGAGCTGTAATCTATCTCCGTCGGGCCAACTTGAGCTCCGAGAAAGAAGCAGAGCTGGTGATGAGTTTCTTGACTGCCCATAAATTAAAAGAGGAATATGATGGGCGCTTGATTACTCTGTGGCCTGGCGGGGTGCGAATCCGTTGACGGTCACATAACCCTTGGGGCCAGGTCTCTACTTTTTGTGTTTTTAGACTACCTAACTTTTTGCCTCCAGGTCCATCCTCTCACGTCTTACATCTCACATTTTTGCTTTTTCTGCGGGGTTCGTGGTTGGATATTGTATTGTTAGTTCTTCACCTTCGGCCATCTGAGCAGGCGATAGTTTCGCCCAGCTGCTTCTTTTAGAATGCGGTTGCTTTTTGCCATGCAATTGGGCTTTGAATTTTTGCCCTCTGCTCATTTGAGTGAATCCGTCATATCTTTATTTTAACAGTTTAGCATATGATACGTCGAGTTTCTCGTTTAAGAGAAGGAGGCTCTCTAAAAGGACCTCCGCTCCTGCTATGATGTGCTCCTCCTTCGTGAACTCCTCAGAACAGTGGCTTAAACCCTTAACGCTTGGGACGAAGATCATGCCTATAGGCGCGATTGAAGCTACGTGCATAGCGTCGTGCCCTGCTCCGCTTGGCATTTCTAAATACTCGTATCCAAGATTGGAACACGCCTCTTTTATGGTAGCTATAATATTTTCCGAACATAGGGCGGGATAGGCGTCGCTTGCAGTTTCGAAGGATACGGAAACATGGCATTTTGCACTTGTATCTGATGCAGCCTTCTCGACTTGATCCAAGAATGTATCGATTTCTTCTTCCGATATGCTTCTCACCTCTAAGTCCATGATGCATAAACCGGGGATCACATTGGGAGAATTGGGGAAAATCTCTATGCGGCCAACTGTGGCCACCAAGGGAAAACTGCCCTGCCAATCTAAAGCCAAGTCGTGGACGAGCGAAATCATCTGAGAAGCTCCTACCAGCGCATCATTTCTGGCCTTCATTGGAGTGGTGCCTGCGTGATTAGCCTGTCCCCTTACGGTAATCTTTACGCGGCGGATCGCCACGATGCCCGAAACCACTCCTATAGGAATGCCAGCCGTATCCAGTACGGGGCCCTGCTCTATATGCAGTTCCATATATGCAGCGATATCGCCGCGTTTCTTTAGAGGTGCGTTTAAAAGGTCTGGATTGCCCCCCATGCGCTTTATGGCATCTTTAAGCGTTTCGCCGTTGGGATTGTTGCGCAGCAGCATTTCTTGAGATAGGGTCCCAACTATAGCGCGGCTTCCCACACAGGAAACGGCGCCGTAGTCGCTCACTTCTTCCGATAAGAAGTCCACTACCTCCAAGGGGAATCGCAAAGATTGGCCAGAGCGATGAAGGTAAGATGCCACCGCCGCACCGGTCAATACCCCTAAGATACCGTCATATCGCCCGCCACCGGTAACTGTGTCTGTATGAGACCCTATCATTATGGGCGGCCTGTCGCGATCAAGTCCTTCCATGCGTCCAATTAAGTTTGCCGCCGCATCAAGCTTTACATCCAAACCAGATGTCTCAAAGTGGCTTTTGAGCCATTCTCTTCCCCTTAAGTAAGTTTCTGTAAAGGCACGCCTCGTAAAGGGAGGAGCACTTTGATCTGTAAGGGTGGCCATCTTTTCAATAGCCCTAATTAAAGCTTTACCATCTATTCGGCCTGTCAATATCAACACCTCTATCGCATGAGTTAAAAAATTTAAAGAGCTATCCTAACAGTAAGTTTGGAAGCCATGTAGCGATCTGCGGGAACATAAAGAGTGCCACCAGCACAATTATGTCGCACAACACAAAAGGCCACACACCGCTGAAGATATCCTCCAACGATACGCTATATTCATGCGGTATCACGCCTTTCATAGCGTAGATGTTCAAGCCAACCGGAGGTGTTACTCCACCTATTTCGGTCAGCTTGAGGGCTATTACGCCGAACCAGATCGGATCGTAACCCAATCTCACAACGAGCGGGAAAACGACCGGCAGGGTTAGAGCATATATACCTACGGGCACCATAATCATCCCCAAGAGAAACATGATCCCTAAAATTCCTAGCATGATAAAGACCCTTGGGATATTGAGATTTAGCAAAAACATGGCCATTTCCGTGGGGAGCCTCGTCAAAGCCAAGACGCGGCTATAGAAAAGGGCGCCGATATTAATCAGAAAAAGCATGGCCGTGGTATTGGCGGATTCTTTCATGGCAGTGTTAACAATGCTAAATTTTCGGATGCTTCCCTGAAAGTAGCCAAATACCAGGGTTAAAATGGCACCTACGGCTGCAGCCTCCGTGGGCGTAAATACTCCTGCGTAGATGCCTCCGAGGACGGCGAACGCTATTATGATAACTGGCCACATATTCCAGACCGCTTTTCTCCTCTGCTCAGGGGTAAAGGAACTTTTTGAGGCTTCAGGCGCCAGCCGGGGATTCCTCTTAACGGCATAAATGATGTATATCGAGTAGACAGATGCGGTAATGAAACCAGGAATGACACCGGCCGCAAAGAGTTTACCCACCGATTGCTGCGTAAACATGGCATAGATGATCATCATCATGCTCGGCGGAATCATGGAAGCAAATGTCCCAGCGGAGGCAATACACGCTGTAGAGAGCCTCTTGTCGTAGCCGATGCGCTGCATCTCAGAAAAGACCATTTTGCCAAAGATCGCCGTTGCGGCAATGGAGGAGCCGGAGAGAAGTCCAAACATCGCACAACCAAAGCACGTGGCGATGGCAAGTGAACCCTTTAACCTTCTGGCGAGGGCATATACGCCGTTGTAAGCCCTCTGGGCATAGCCGCCATAAGCAGCAAACGCCCCCATTAACGTAAATAACGGAATACAAGTCCACGTGGGCGTAGCGATAGAAAAATAAGCCGCCTGGCCAAGAAGAGATAGCGCGCTGTCGACACCGATCAACAAAGTGGATATTAAAAAGCCACTTAGGATGAACGCTAACCCTATCTGTAAGCCTGTGGCCATCAATGCCAAAAGCAATAATACGCACAAGGTACCGCCCGTCACGAAGTCCATTGGCCCACCACCTCCCCCCGCGGCTCAAGCGCTAAAATCATTCACAGCGTTTATCAGCATCTGAATCCAGAAAAAGGCAATACCTACAACCATCACGACTTTCACCGGCCAAAGGCGCAATTCCACAACCCCCGCAAGCGCTTCACGGCTAACATAAGAGGCAATGGCATCCTGAAGCAGAGCATAGAAAAAAATGCCGATGGATATGAGAGCCAAAATGTAGGCCGACAGTTCTATGACACGCTTTATTCGAGGAGAGAAGGCATTTTTCACTATTTCCAGGCTTACATGCTCCTTATGTTCTTCACAACGGGCCATCCCAAGGTATATTACGATCATCATGACAAAGACTGAAAGTTCTGCCATCCCCTGAATAGGCTTACCTACATTGCGACTGCAAACATCCATTACCAATAACACCATCATTACAAGCATAAGCCACCCGCAGAATGCAGATAGCGCTTCATTTGTCTTATGAAAAAAATGTTTCATTTTTTAAGCCCTCCCATCCCCATACAAAGAGCAAAACGTGGGGCATCGTGCCCTTAAAGACACTGTGCCCCACATTTTACCTACTGCTCTCGCTTTATGGCTTCCTGAACAAGGGCTCTCAGTTTTTCCATTACTGAAGGCGCGGTTTCAAGACCGGCTTCTTTAGCTTCCTCGATCCACTGTTTCTGAAGATCTTGTAGTCTATCCGCATTCTCCCACTTCGCTATGTCCTCTTTCGACATGAACGTGACGGTGCAACCTGCAGCACGCTGCTCTTCAACGATCTTGTCGAAGGTTTCGTCATAAACCCTGGAGAATGCCGCTTCGGCAATCTCACTTGCCTTGAGCATCCCATCTTGGACATCCTTTGGCAGTTTGTTCCAAAAGTCGATATTTACAAGATGAAGGAACGGTTGGGCATACCACAATTCCTTAGAAACCAAAAGGTTGGGCGCTGCTTCATGGAACTTCATCAGATGCAATCCGTCATAATTGGTAAAGCATCCTGTTATCGTGCCAGTCTGCAGTGCCATATACACGTCGTCCCATGCGACAGAGACCGGAACAGCCCCCGCGTTTTCCAGGAACCTAAAAGCCCACTTGTCGCCGGCTCTCCATTTTTGTCCCTTTATATCGTCTATGCTCTTAATAGGTTTTGTGCTACAAAAGGCGCCAGGCAACCCGGCTGTAAAGAGCAACGGCTTTACGTTAGCCTTGGCGAGCTCCTCTTTCAGCTCGGGGATCTCCTCAAAGGCTTTGCGGTAGAGCCACACCATATTCTCGAACTTGCTGGGACCACGAGGGAAAAGTTTAAGGGCGGTAAAAGAAACGAGTTGGCCAGGATAGTGTCCGGGGTAAATAAAACCCATGTGGGTCACTCCAGAACCTATGCCTTTAAGCGCTTCTTGGGAGGAAAGCAGCGCACCGCCCCAGAAATCCTGAATTTTCACCTTGCCTTCGGTCTGCTTTATGATCTCGGGGAACCACACTTCGCTTAGGAATTTGGGCCGCATCCCTCCTGGCGGATCGTGATTTGAGTATTTTATGGTAATTGTTTGAGCCTCACAGGTTATTCCCGTAAAGAACAAGAAAGATACGACTGCAATCATCCCTATAACCCTAACAAATAACTTTCTACCCCATGGCTGAACCTCCCTTCTTTAATACAACGCATCGCTTTTTACACCGCTTCACTCATAGAGCCAAACCTGTCAAACCCTCTAAACGACACGCCCTATAAACCTTCCCCATCCAGGTTTGCCGACCACCTCCTTCCCATCGTAGACCACCTGCCCCCGCACGATCGTAGCTATTACGCGCCCGGTCAGCTCCATTCCGTCGTAAGGACTCCATTTGGCGCTGCTATAGCTTTTATCAGCGCTAAATCTCCACTTGTCTTTTGGATCCAACACAACTATGTCTGCATCGGCGCCTACGCGGATAACTCCTTTTTTGGGATAGAGTCCGAAACGGCGTGCAGGTGCTTCACTAACTAACTGCGTAACCATCGTGACGTCCATACCTCGCTTAGCCGCACCCTCGCTGTAGATGAGCGGCAAAAGCAGCTCTACACCTGGGACGCCAGAGCCATTATCGAAAATGTTAGGATGGGTCTTATTTTCCAAAGGCCAGGGGGCGTGATCAGATGTGATGAAATCTATTTCTTCACTCATAAGTTTCTGCCATAACTCTTCAACCATGGTGCGGGGTCTCAAGGGGGGATTTATTTTGCCAAAGGCTTTAAGCCTCGGCATGTCTTCCTCGGCAAGGACAAGGTAATGTATGCACGTTTCAGCAGTCACGTCGAGCCCCCAATTTTTGTAACTTCTGACAATATCAAAACCACGAGGTACGCTGATGTGAGCTATGTGGACTTTGGCGTCGCACGCAAGCGCAAGCTCAAGCAAATGCGCTATGGCAGTCGTCTCAGTAACAGGAGGCCGACTGCGACAATGGTCTAACGGGTCACCGTAGCCGCAACTTTTCAGCTCGTCCACCAAAGTCCTGACCAACTCTTCGTTCTCGGCGTGAAAACTGGTAACTACTCCGTATTTATTTAGCTCTGAAAAGGCTTTCATCAACTCCCGATCCGTGATCCTGGGGAAGCGATAAGGGTCAGTCTCATAAGTCGACATCTTGAAGGCACAGGCGCCCTCTTCTATTAATCCTTTTATTTCTCCAGTGCCGCCACTCTTGGCTATCGTGCCATAAAGAGCAACATCTACTACAGCTTCGTTATTGGCTTCTGATATCTTTTCTTTAAGGCGAGATCGATTCATCACGGGGCCAGCTGCATCGAAAGGCATGTCAATCACCGTCGTGACACCGCCTGCAGCGGCTGCGCGAGTTGTATTAATGAGTCTTTCGGGTTTGTCTTTGACGCTCGCCGAGTGTACATGGGCATCGATGGCACCCGGTAAGATCAATTTGCCCCTCGCGTCCAGAACCTGCCCTGCAGATGGGGCTTCTTTTTCTAACCCAATGGCTGCAATTTGGCCTCCGGAAACAGCCACAAACCCATCCCGCACGACATCGCCCGATGTCACGACATCACCCTTAATAACGAGATCGATCGGCATTCCCACTCCTCCTCGCAGTTTATATAACCGACGCATCTAACGCTTTAGTGATTTCTTTAGCCGCTTCAAAAAGTAGCGGCACAAATTTCCTTTCTTTTTCTTCACTGAATCTATATTCTGGCATACCGATAGTTAGACTCCCATAGATCTCTCCATGCCTGGCAACTAAGGGAACAGCTATGGCGGTTGCCCCTTCGTCCACTTCACCCGTTATAGTGGCGTATCCGAGCTCCTTGAGCTTTAAAACCCTCTCCAACACCTTGTGAGGATCGGTCCACGTCCTTTCCGTATACCTTTCCAAAGGCTTAGAGAATAGGTGAGATCTTATCCTGCTTTCCGGCATGCCTATCAATATCGCTATTCCGGTAGCGCCGGCATGGAGAGGGAAGTATCGCCCTACTTCAGAGGTCAACTTCACGCTTCGCGGCGTCTCGAACTTCTCTATGCATATCGCACCAATCTTGTTTTCAACGGCCAGTACTATCGTTTCGTCTGTGAGCTCCAAGAGTTTCATCATGATCGGTCGGGATACAGCAATTAGGGGGTGACGCATCAGTGAGGATCTGATCGAAAGTATTCCTAAACCCAAGCGGTATTTGCCGCTGTTTTTGTCTTTCTCTACCCACTCATTTTCTTCCAAGGTAATGAGAATCCTGTGGACGACGCTTTTGTGCAAGCCCACCTTCCTGCTGAGCTCAGAAATGCCAGCTTCGCCCTTTCCTTGACACAAAGCTTCGAGAACTTTAATGGCCCTTGAAATCGATTGGTTGATATAGCTATCTCGTTCCATCTTCCTCCGTCTCGATAAGAGAGACAATGTATCGCAAATTTGTCACGATAAACATACTACCTGTCCATGACTCTGTCAAGAATATGAGCAAAACTGACATTATTCTATTTTAGTGCTAAAAGCGGCGACACTTAGCCCACAAGGTTGCTTATGTATCCGACAGGGATGTGCTCTCACATTGGCGTGCGTGGACATATACACAGGTGCCGAGCGTTACCAACTTGTAACCCACTCGTGATGCATTCATAACAGAGGCCGTGATAGATTTGCCTCGTCCGAGAAACAAGAAAAGGATAGTAAATAAAAACAATTTCAAAAGGGGTGAAGTAAATTGAGCAAGGCAAAAGTGTGGGTCGTCTTGGGAATCGCGGTTTTGGCCTTAGCCGCAGGATGCATTTCATCGGAGGCAGCAGAGGCTTTACGGATAGGTCTTATACCCGCAGAAGACCAAAGGGAGATGCTCAAGCAATATGAAGGGATTATAGAATATCTCGAAGAATCGGTGGGGATGGAGATCAAGCCTTTTGTGGCCACAGACTACTCAGGTGTTATCGAGGCCATGCGTTCGGGCAAATTGGACATCGCCTACTTCGGCCCCTTCTCTTACGTCTTGGCCGCCGATGTGGCAAACGTCGAGGCCTTTGCAGTGCCGATGAGGAGCGATGGCAGGACTACCTACAACAGCATCATAATTGCACATGCCGAAACCGGCATAAAATCCATATCGGATTTAAAAGGGAAGACTTTCGCCTTCGTGGATCCAGCGTCGACCTCGGGACACCTCTTCCCCAGGGCAATGCTACAAAAGGCGGGCATCGACCCCGAAAAGGATTTCTCCAGCATGGTCTTCGCCGGCGGGCATGACGCTGTAGAGCTGGCCGTCAAGAACCGCAAGGTGGACGCAGGAGCGGACAGCGACAAGACGTACGATCGCATGGTAAAAGATGGCCTCATTGACCCTAAGGTAAACATAATCATCGCCAAATCCGATCCCATCCCGGGCTCGCCCTGGGCATGGAGAAGGGACCTCCCCGACGACCTCAAGGGTAAGTTCAAGGCTGCCATACTGGAAGTGGGCACAAAGAGGCCCGACATCTTAGCGAAGATGTCGGGCGGAATAGCAGGCTACGCTGAGGCTAAGGACGCTGACTACAACGTGATCAGGGAAACGGCCAAAATCCTAAACCTCGACCTCAAGAGCTTAAATTGAGATGGCCAGCCTCGAAAGAGAACCCATCATGAAAGGACAAATTTCCTCATATATCCCGGCCGTCCTAACGGCAGAAGTTCAAGCCCAGGAGGTCAAGAATCTGCACGACACGCCAAGCATGGTGAAGCCTCAAACCGAAAGGAGCACTAAGGCTAGTAAAACCATGATAAAGGCGCAGGATTTATGGAAAGAATTTCCAAACGGCGTTCAGGCCCTACAGGGCGTGAGCTTTGAGGTGGAAAGAGGAGAGTTCGTGGCGCTCTTGGGCTTAAGCGGGGCCGGCAAATCGACCCTTCTGCGCTGCATAAACGGCCTGATCAAGCCTACAAAAGGTGAGGTATGGATAAATGACACACCGGTGGGCGACGCCGGTGCAGATCTGAGAGCGCTCAGAAGGCAGTTGAGCATGATATTCCAGCAATTCAACCTCGTAAAGCGACTCACCGTCTTGGAAAATGTCCTGTGCGGTCGGCTCTCGTATTGCAACCCATTGTCGAGTTGTTGTCGCTTCTTTTCCAGAGCAGATTTGCATATAGCTTTCGAGGCGTTAGAAAGGGTGCACCTGACGGATAAAGCCAACGTAAGGGCAGATCAGCTCTCCGGTGGGCAGCAGCAGCGCGTAGGGATAGCGAGGGCGTTAGTGCAACAACCACAGGCAATCTTGGCGGACGAACCGGTTTCGAGCTTGGACCCGAAAACTTCCCGCAACATCATGGAGATCCTGCAGCAGATCAACGATACAGATCATATCACCGTAATAGCAAGCCTTCACGATGTTGAGCTCGCCTTGACATACGCGCATCGGGTCATCGGTCTCCAAGCCGGCAGGGTTGTCCTCGATAGCCCTGTGGAAGGCATCCGCGACGAAGACCTGGAATACCTGTACGAGCAGCAGAGGCAGGAAGAAGCCCTGCTGGAGGTGATTTGATTTTGGAAGGGCGTAAGGATGAGGGGGTACTTCAAGCCACCCCCTCTCCCCTATCTTGGTTTCTCCAGTGGCAACGGCTGTTAATCGTCGCCGTATTGGTGGCTATATATTGGAAGAGCGCCGCGGATAGCGAGCTGAGTGTTGTAATGCTCATAGATGGGATCCCCAATATATTCGACATTGTGGGGAGGATGCTGCCGCCCAACTTCTCCATCTTGGGTTCGCTCGTAAAGCCGACATTCCAGACCATCGAAATGGCCATATGGGGGACGACGCTGGCCGTGCTCTTATCGATGCCCTTGGGTATGCTTGCCGCAAAGAACTTAACGCCAAACCCGCTGCTTTATAGCGCCTCCCGCCTCATCCTCAATGCACTGCGAGCCATTTCTGAGATCGTGTTCGCCCTCATCTTCGTCGCTGCCGTGGGATTGGGTCCGTTTCCGGGGGTGCTGGCCTTGGCGGTGCACTCTGCAGGTCAGTTGGGTAAGTTCTATGCTGAGGCAATAGAGAATATCGACCCAGGTCCCGTCGAAGCGCTGGAGGCCACAGGGGCTCATAAGCTTCAGGTCATCGCCTATGCGATAATCCCCCAGATCATACCCGAGTTCGTCACGTACACCCTCTACCGCTGGGAGGTAAACGTGCGAGCAGCTACCGTCCTCGGCCTCGTAGGCGCTGGCGGGATCGGCTTTGAGCTCATGACCAGCATGCGTCTCTTTCAATATCGCGATACGTCAATGATCCTCCTCGTCATTTTGGCTGCAGTAATTTTGGTGGATCACACGTCTAACAAAATCAGAAGCGCCATCATATGAAAACGGGGGGTGCGCGAATGGAAAGGGAGAAACTCTTCGATATCCTCTCCATGGCGAGCGACGAAACCATAGAAGACGTGGCCAAGCTCGTCCTGGAGGAGGCGCCAGATGTTGAGACCATAAAGGGTCCCCGCGTGGGCCTCGTAATGATGCAAGCCAAAGAGTCTGTAGAGGACGAAATCTTCAACCTCGGTGAAGTTTTGGTATCGGAGTGCGCCGTAACGTCGGGAAACTTCATTGGATGGGGAATCTGCATGGGTGAAAACCTTAAAAAGGCCTCCAACTTGGCTCTGATAGACCTAGCCTTCGAGGCGTCTCTGCCGGTCGCTTCCAAAATCGTAGCCGTGGCGGAAAAAGAGCAGAAAGACCAAGAGGCCAAAAAAGAAGAGCTCTTTGCGGCCGTGTTGCGCTCCCGTGTGGATTTCGAGGTGATTTGAGGTGTTATCGCCATTCGAATCTCAGTACGTATTCAGACGCCTCTTAGACAGCATGGCCAGGCCTGGGAAGATCAACGAGCTACGCCAACATATTTCATGCAAAGGGAATTTCCCTGAGGAGCATCTGGCTGTGATGGCGGTGGCGGGCACGCTTCTCGATTCGGAGGTAACGTTTGCGCCACTGGGTGACAAGATGAAGGAGCTCGCTCCGCACATCTCCCTCATGACGGAAAGTCGAGTCGCAGAACCGGAAGAGGCGGACTTTCTGCTATCCGACGGCCTTTATCCCGCCACCGAAATCTCGTGCGCAAAGAGGGGAACCCTCCTCTTTCCGGAGGGCGGCGCCACGATAATTCTGGAGGTAGAAGAGCTCCTGGCCGACGGAATGGATGTAGATACCTATGTCGTTGTAGAGGGACCGGGGGTGCCAGAGAAAAGAGGCTTTGCTATCTGCGGGCTTTTCCCCGAGAACCTCGCTCTCGTTCAAGAGGCAAACGAGGAATTTCCCCTCGGCGTCGATGTGATCCTCGTCTCGAGGTCAAATAGGGTGACATGCCTGCCTAGGTCGGTCAGGTTTGAATCGCTCTCCGCAAGCTACGGGAGGTGTCGCGCTTGAGTTATACAGCCATCAAAGGCGGAGAAAGGGCCATCGACGCTGCCGAGGAGCTGGTCCACTTCTTCCGTTTGAAGGGCAACTCACGTCCCCTTGAAGTGAGGCAGATTATGGATCAAATGCGATTGGCTGTGGACCAGGTCATGGGAGAAGGCTCACTTTACGCCCCATATCACGCCGCATTGGCCCTAAAACAGGCCGAGGGAGATACCATCGAGGCCTCGTTTTTATTAAGGGCATACCGCTCGACTCTGGAGCGCTTGGGTTATTCCATCGTAACCGACATAAGCCGCATGTTGGTCATAAGGCGCATATCCGCCGCCTTCAAAGACATCCCAGGCGGCCAAATACTGGGACCAACCCGCGACTACTCCCTGCGCCTCCTAAATTTCGACTTGGCCGAGGAGGACTCCGAAAAAGCAAAAAGCTTCATTAGCGACTTCCTCTCAAAGGGCGATGGACTCTCAACCCAAAGACTGCCGCTGCGCTTCCCCAAGGTGATCGAAATCCTCAGGGCAGAGGGATTATTAGAAAAGGCGCGGCCTCGCAATACGAAAGAAGGATCCGTCCCAGACTTGACCAGGGAGCCGTTGACCTTCCCAGCAGCTCGACAAATCCGCTTGCAGGCCATGGCTCGAGCCGAGAAGGGAAGCATTATGGCTTTAGCCTACAGCACCATGCGAGGTTACGGCAATGTCCACCCGACGTTGGGCGAATTGAGAGTCGGGTATGTTCCCCTCGTAATGGACAATCCGATAAGAAAAGACATAAAGGTGACCGTGGGGTGGTTATTGGTGACCGAAGCGGAGGTGATAACCAGTATGGACGACGCGCAAGGCACGCCGCGCTTCACGCTGGGTTACGGCCTGTGCTTCGGCCAGGACGAGATCAAGGCCATCTCTATGGCCGTTTTAGATCGGGCAATGCAGGCCAAAGAGGCCGGAGCTCCAGGCGAGGATGACGAGTTCGTCCTATGTCACATCGACGGCATAGACTCGTCGGGCTTCACGGCCCATTGGAAGCTTCCCCATTACGTCACCTTCCAATCGGCTTTAGACCGGCTGCGGCGCACACAACAAATCAAGAAAAGAGAGGAGGTCATGCCCGATGGAACTCCAGAATACGACCAGCCGCAACAAGTATAACTTCGCCTTTCTCGACGAAGGCAGTAAGCGCGAATTCAGGCGCCGCATGCTCAAAGCGGTTGCAATACCCGGCTATCAGGTTCCTTTCGCCTCCAGGGAGCTGCCTTTGGCCAAGGGATGGGGAACGGGGGGATTGCAGCTTACCATGTCTCTTATAGGCCCGGACGACATCCTCAAGGTGATAGACCAGGGATGCGACGAAGTAGTAAATGCGGTGAACATTAGAAAGCTCTTGGCAAAGACGACAGGGGTAGACACGACGATAGACACGACGGAGGCGACGATAATCCAGACCCGCCATCGCATTCCCGAAGAACCATTAAGGGAAGACCAGATCTTGGTATTCCAAGTTCCCTACCCTGAGCCACTCAGGCTGGTTGAACCGAGCGAGACTAAAACGAGGCAGATGCATGCGGAGGGAGATTATAGCCGCCTCTGGGTTCACCTATATGAAGAGATCGTTCGCTGGGGCGAGGTCGCCATCGGATCACGATACCCGGTTATGATCAACGACCGCTACATAATGGATCCTTCTCCGATCCCGCGCTGGGACATACCTAAACTTCACATGGCCAAAACGCTCTACCTCTTCGGAGCAGGGAGAGAGAAGCGTATATACGCCGTGCCTCCATATACTTCGGTTAAGCCTCTGGAGTTCGACGATCATCCCTTTAGAGTCGAGGACTTCACAGGAAAACGGTGCTCCCTCTGCGGCAGCACAGATACATACCTGGACGAAATAATCGACGATGTCGCAGGCGAGCGACGATATATGTGCTCCGATACCTCGTATTGCCTGAAAGTCAGACAGACGAAAGAGGTGAAGGTATGAAGACCTCAACGGCAGACTCGCAGGCACTTTATTTTAGCGAAAAAGCGGATGACGTCCTAACGAAAGAAAAGCCGCTCCTTTCTGTGCGCGGCCTGGTAAAGATATATGGCACGGGTTGTCCTCGCTGCCTTGACCTGACCGGCTCAGAGGTAAATTGCAATACCTGCCCGCACTGTCATTCTGTGGTCGCTTGCAACGAGGTGAGCTTCGACCTTCACAAGGGAGAGATCTTGGGCGTGGTGGGAGA includes:
- a CDS encoding alpha-D-ribose 1-methylphosphonate 5-phosphate C-P-lyase PhnJ; this translates as MELQNTTSRNKYNFAFLDEGSKREFRRRMLKAVAIPGYQVPFASRELPLAKGWGTGGLQLTMSLIGPDDILKVIDQGCDEVVNAVNIRKLLAKTTGVDTTIDTTEATIIQTRHRIPEEPLREDQILVFQVPYPEPLRLVEPSETKTRQMHAEGDYSRLWVHLYEEIVRWGEVAIGSRYPVMINDRYIMDPSPIPRWDIPKLHMAKTLYLFGAGREKRIYAVPPYTSVKPLEFDDHPFRVEDFTGKRCSLCGSTDTYLDEIIDDVAGERRYMCSDTSYCLKVRQTKEVKV